In Phycodurus eques isolate BA_2022a chromosome 10, UOR_Pequ_1.1, whole genome shotgun sequence, a genomic segment contains:
- the hcfc1a gene encoding host cell factor 1a isoform X3, giving the protein MSVPGTAVTGTSASVLQPRWKRVLGWSGPVPRPRHGHRAVAIKELMVVFGGGNEGIVDELHVYNTATNQWFIPAVRGDIPPGCAAYGFVCDGTRLLVFGGMVEYGKYSNDLYELQASRWEWKKLKAKNPKNGPPPCPRLGHSFSLVGNKCYLFGGLANDSEDPKNNIPRYLNDLYILELRAGSSVVAWDIPITYGVLPPPRESHTAVVYTEKTSRKSRLIIYGGMSGCRLGDLWTLDIDTLTWNKPSVSGTAPLPRSLHSATTITNKMYVFGGWVPLVMDDVKVATHEKEWKCTNTLACLNLDTMCWETVLMDTLEDNIPRARAGHCAVSINSRLYVWSGRDGYRKAWNNQVCCKDLWYLETERPHAPARVQLVRANTNSLEVSWGAVSTADTYLLQLQKYDIPATPAVASPAMSAIPSQPVNSPKSPVPAAAAPSPQTLSQAAVLKVATQQSATGASVVTVRPSHPGKSPVTVTSLPPGVRMVMPAQVTQGSPIGSSPQMSGMAALAAAAAATQKIPPSSAGTVLNVPAGATILKTVAVSPGTTTVKVASPVMVSNPATRMLKTAAAQVGTAGTSSPSTTTRPIITVHKSGAVTVAQQAQVVTTVMGGVTKTIALVKSPLTMGSGGTLISNLGKMMSVVQTKPVQTSAVTGQASTNPLTQIIQTKGPLPAGTILKLVTSADGKPATIITTSQAGGAGNKPTILNISGVSSNAAKQGPTIIKTIPMSAIMTQPGATGVTSSTGMKTPITILTTKVMTTGTPGKIITAVPKLGTAAGQQGLTQVVLKGAPGQPGTILRTVPMSTVGGVRLVTPVTVSAVKPTVTTLVVKGTTGVTSLGTVTGTVSTSLAGGTVDTANASLVTPITTLGTIATLSSQVISSPAITVSAAQTTLTSATTLPSSSITVQNQPTQVTLITTPSGVEAQPVQDLPVSILASPTSEQPSSSEAGAAGDGSGTVTLVCSNPPCETHDTGTTNTATTSSAPIGAGQVCSNLPCETRTTTTATIGAGQVCSNPPCETHETGTTNTATMASSNMPALRVCSNPPCETHETGTTNTATTASASMGGVQQVCSNPPCETHVTGTTNTSTQASSNLSEGQTGTVQRVCSNAPCETHETGTTNTPSTATSNMGGDQTSSATGAVQRVCSNPPCETHETGTTNTATTATSSFEAGEGTAAQQTDDVTEATSSTEEASSTAAAVTTTTQGRAITTVTQSTPAPGPSVPSISSITEGGSTAASSTEEPMQTEAAASAEAVPAEEGATPMETQAEGDAVATATALNLPSELMSEGQGATLMVTGLSDEELAVTAAAEAAAQAAATEEAQALAIQAVLQAAQQAVMNESDAAGEGQQTTTIPIMLTQQELAALVQQQQQLQEAQAAAQQGAVDTSMPTEGLAPADSLNDPSVESNGHSEMAAAVTSAVASLLPRTTAETLAPSSTFAPVVSVASPAKLQAAAALAEVANGIEGEKQAPQPTPVKPAVKKENQWFDVGIVKVTNMVVTHFYVPADDSQGDDDSGVIPDYGQMKKMELQPGTAYKFRVAGINACGRGAFSEISAFKTCLPGFPGAPCAIKISKSPDGAHLTWEPPSVTSGKIIEYSVYLAIQSNQTAEAKASTPAQLAFMRVYCGPNPSCLVQSSSLSNAHIDYTTKPAIIFRIAARNEKGYGPATQVRWLQESGKDGASAKPAPKRPGTSPDTKTTGPKKARTDQ; this is encoded by the exons ATGTCTGTCCCTGGCACCGCGGTGACTGGGACCTCGGCGTCGGTTCTGCAACCGCGGTGGAAACGGGTCCTCGGATGGTCGGGTCCTGTTCCCCGGCCCAGACATGGACACAGAGCCGTGGCGATAAAGGAACTGATGGTTGTGTTTGGCGGTGGAAATGAAGGGATAGTGGATGAATTACATGTCTACAATACTG CAACAAACCAGTGGTTTATCCCTGCTGTCCGTGGTGACATTCCACCCGGATGTGCTGCTTATGGTTTTGTCTGTGATGGCACAAGATTGCTGGTATTTGGTGGTATGGTGGAATATGGAAAGTACAGCAATGATCTCTATGAATTACAG GCCAGCCGATGGGAATGGAAAAAGTTAAAAgcaaaaaatcccaaaaatggCCCCCCTCCCTGTCCGCGTCTTGGTCACAGTTTTTCCCTGGTGGGAAACAAATGCTACTTGTTTGGCGGACTCGCCAATGACAGTGAGGATCCGAAAAACAACATTCCCAG ATACCTGAATGATTTGTACATACTCGAGCTTCGTGCTGGGTCCAGCGTTGTCGCATGGGATATTCCAATCACGTATGGAGTCCTGCCTCCTCCTCGTGAGAGCCACACCGCAGTGGTCTACACAGAAAAGACAAGTAGAAAATCTCGACTGATAATTTATGGGGGAATGAGTGGATGTCGTCTTGGAGATCTGTGGACTCTTGACATTG ATACCTTAACATGGAACAAACCATCAGTGAGCGGCACAGCACCACTTCCTAGGAGTCTACACTCTGCCACTACCATCACAAATAA GATGTATGTTTTTGGCGGATGGGTTCCTTTGGTAATGGATGATGTCAAAGTGGCCACACATGAGAAAGAGTGGAAGTGCACAAACACCCTGGCCTGTTTAAATCTTG ATACCATGTGCTGGGAGACAGTGTTGATGGACACCCTTGAAGACAACATTCCCCGGGCCCGTGCTGGTCATTGTGCTGTGTCTATCAATTCCAGACTGTATGTTTGGAGTGGTCGTGATGGCTACCGTAAAGCATGGAACAACCAAGTCTGTTGTAAAGACCTCTGGTACCTGGAAActg AGCGGCCACATGCCCCTGCTCGAGTGCAGTTGGTCCGTGCCAATACAAACTCCCTGGAAGTGAGCTGGGGAGCAGTTTCCACTGCGGACACATATTTATTGCAGCTGCAGAAATATGACATCCCTGCAACTCCAGCTGTAGCCTCGCCAGCCATGAGTGCGATCCCCTCGCAACCCGTGAACTCTCCAAAGAGTCCCGTTCCGGCTGCTGCAGCCCCCTCACCACAGACCCTGTCACAAGCTG CTGTGTTGAAGGTTGCTACTCAGCAATCTGCCACAGGGGCATCTGTTGTCACAGTCCGCCCAAGCCACCCTGGGAAATCGCCTGTGACTGTGACATCCCTTCCTCCTGGTGTCAGAATGGTTATGCCTGCCCAGGTCACCCAAGGCTCG CCTATTGGTAGTAGCCCGCAGATGAGTGGCATGGCAGCATTAGCCGCTGCAGCTGCAGCAACACAGAAGATTCCGCCGTCCTCTGCTGGAACAGTCCTCAATGTTCCTGCAGGTGCCACAATTCTCAAAACAGTAGCTGTTTCCCCTGGCACAACTACAGTGAAAGTTGCTTCCCCAGTCATG GTCAGCAACCCTGCCACACGCATGCTAAAAACTGCTGCAGCGCAGGTGGGCACAGCAGGCACGTCCTCGCCCAGCACTACCACCAGGCCAATCATCACTGTGCACAAGTCTGGTGCAGTCACTGTGGCTCAGCAGGCCCAGGTGGTAACCACTGTGATGGGAGGAGTTACCAAGACTATCGCTTTGGTCAAGAGTCCCCTCACCATGGGTAGTGGTGGCACGCTG ATCTCCAACCTTGGCAAGATGATGTCTGTGGTTCAAACCAAACCAGTGCAGACATCAGCTGTCACGGGCCAAGCTTCCACGAACCCTCTCACCCAAATAATTCAG ACAAAGGGTCCCCTGCCAGCCGGCACCATTCTGAAGCTGGTGACCTCTGCGGATGGAAAACCTGCAACAATCATCACCACCTCCCAGGCTGGAGGCGCCGGAAACAAGCCCACAATCCTTAATATCAGTGGTGTCTCTTCAAATGCCGCTAAACAGGGCCCCACTATTATTAAAACCATCCCGATGTCAGCCATCATGACCCAACCTGGAGCAACAG gtgtgacaagtAGCACAGGAATGAAAACGCCCATAACAATCCTTACAACTAAGGTGATGACCACTGGAACGCCTGGCAAAATTATCACTGCAGTGCCCAAGCTCGGAACTGCAGCTGGCCAACAGGGATTGACACAG GTTGTTTTGAAGGGTGCCCCAGGGCAGCCAGGGACTATTTTGCGCACTGTACCCATGAGCACAGTTGGCGGTGTTCGACTTGTTACGCCAGTGACAGTATCTGCTGTTAAACCCACTGTCACAACCCTGGTTGTCAAGGGAACAACTG GTGTCACCTCTCTCGGCACTGTCACTGGTACAGTCTCCACAAGCCTAGCAGGTGGAACTGTGGACACTGCTAATGCATCTCTGGTTACTCCCATCACCACATTGGGGACCATTGCTACACTGTCCAGTCAGGTCATCAGTTCGCCTGCGATAACTGTGTCTGCTGCCCAGACTACCCTCACGTCTGCAACCACACTGCCCTCGTCCAGCAtcacagtgcag AACCAGCCCACCCAGGTCACTCTAATCACAACTCCCAGCGGTGTAGAAGCACAACCAGTGCAGGATCTACCAGTGTCGATCCTGGCTTCACCCACCTCTGAACAGCCCAGCTCCTCTGAGGCTGGAGCTGCTGGAGATGGGTCCGGGACCGTAACTTTGGTCTGCTCTAACCCGCCGTGTGAGACACACGATACAGGAACTACTAATACAGCCACAACATCGTCTGCCCCCATCGGCGCAGGGCAAGTTTGCTCCAATTTACCCTGCGAAACCAGAACCACCACCACAGCTACAATTGGAGCAGGACAGGTCTGCTCAAATCCTCCTTGTGAGACCCACGAAACAGGAACCACCAACACAGCTACGATGGCATCATCAAATATGCCTGCGCTTCGTGTGTGCTCCAACCCGCCATGTGAGACCCATGAAACGGGGACAACCAACACGGCAACCACAGCATCAGCTAGCATGGGAGGAGTCCAGCAGGTGTGCTCCAATCCCCCCTGTGAGACTCACGTGACCGGTACCACCAACACATCCACGCAGGCGTCCTCCAACTTGAGTGAAGGTCAGACTGGCACGGTGCAGAGGGTTTGCTCCAACGCACCTTGTGAAACCCACGAGACCGGGACAACTAACACGCCATCGACGGCCACCTCCAACATGGGAGGGGACCAGACCAGCTCAGCAACTGGTGCCGTTCAAAGAGTTTGCTCCAACCCACCTTGCGAAACACACGAGACTGGGACCACCAACACAGCCACCACTGCGACCAGCAGTTTTGAGGCAGGAGAAGGCACAG CAGCTCAGCAGACAGATGATGTAACTGAAGCCACCAGCAGCACTGAAGAGGCCTCTTCCACTGCAGCAGCTGTTACCACCACCACCCAGGGCAGAGCCATCACTACTGTCACTCAGTCCACGCCTGCCCCTGGGCCATCCGTACCT TCGATCTCATCAATCACAGAGGGGGGGAGCACTGCAGCCAGCTCCACAGAAGAACCCATGCAGACTGAAGCGGCTGCATCAGCAGAAGCTGTACCTGCAGAGGAGGGAGCCACTCCTATGGAAACTCAGGCAGAA GGAGATGCAGTAGCCACAGCCACAGCCTTGAACCTGCCATCGGAGCTCATGTCTGAGGGCCAGGGGGCCACACTGATGGTAACGGGGCTGTCAGACGAGGAGCTGGCTGTCACAGCTGCAGCAGAGGCCGCTGCTCAGGCAGCAGCTACTGAAGAAGCTCAGGCCTTGGCCATCCAAGCAGTCCTCCAGGCTGCCCAGCAAGCTGTAATGA ATGAAAGTGATGCAGCCGGGGAGGGGCAGCAAACCACCACCATCCCCATCATGTTGACACAGCAGGAGCTCGCAGCACTGGTCCAGCAACAGCAGCAACTTCAGGAGGCCCAGGCTGCCGCTCAGCAAGGTGCTGTAGACACAAGCATGCCCACTGAGGGCCTCGCTCCTGCTGACAGCCTCAACGACCCCTCTGTGGAGAGCAACGGACACAGCGAGATGGCTGCCGCAGTAACAAGTGCAGTGGCCTCCCTGCTGCCACGTACCACTGCTGAGA CACTGGCTCCGTCGAGTACATTTGCACCGGTTGTATCAGTGGCCAGTCCCGCCAAGCTGCAAGCGGCAGCTGCGCTAGCTGAAGTAGCCAATGGCATTGAGGGAGAG AAACAAGCCCCTCAGCCAACCCCTGTGAAGCCTGCTGTAAAGAAAGAGAATCAGTGGTTTGATGTCGGGATTGTCAAAGTGACAAATAtggttgtcactcacttctatGTGCCAGCAGATGATTCACAAGGAGAT GATGACTCTGGCGTTATTCCAGACTACGGCCAGATGAAGAAAATGGAGCTTCAGCCTGGGACAGCGTACAAGTTTCGTGTAGCTGGAATCAATGCTTGTGGCCGTGGGGCGTTCTCAGAGATATCCGCTTTTAAGACTTGCCTGCCTGGATTCCCCGGCGCACCATGCGCCATCAAAATCAGCAAG AGCCCAGATGGCGCTCACCTGACCTGGGAGCCTCCCAGTGTGACGTCGGGGAAGATCATCGAGTATTCCGTGTACCTGGCCATCCAGAGCAACCAGACGGCCGAGGCCAAGGCCTCCACCCCGGCCCAGTTAGCATTTATGCGCGTGTACTGTGGGCCCAACCCCTCTTGCCTGGTGCAGTCTTCCAGCCTCTC